The Bacteroidales bacterium genome contains a region encoding:
- the tpx gene encoding thiol peroxidase, giving the protein MEKHKGIVAFKGQPMTLVGSLTQVGKLSEDFTTFDTDLKPVTLSQFRGKTVVLSIMPSVDTPVCAQQTRKFNELATSLEDVVVITISMDLPFALKRFCASEGIRNVITSSDYKHREFGYKYGFYIEELGLLARGIVIIDKEGRITYVEYVPEISQEPDYEKALDHLRTQRK; this is encoded by the coding sequence ATGGAAAAACACAAAGGCATTGTTGCGTTTAAAGGTCAACCAATGACATTAGTAGGTAGTTTGACCCAAGTAGGAAAATTGTCTGAAGATTTTACGACGTTTGATACGGATTTAAAACCTGTTACATTGTCTCAATTTCGGGGGAAAACAGTTGTTCTTTCTATTATGCCTTCGGTCGATACACCTGTTTGTGCTCAACAAACCAGAAAATTTAACGAACTTGCTACGTCCCTAGAAGATGTTGTTGTGATTACTATCTCAATGGATTTACCTTTTGCTCTTAAACGTTTTTGTGCGTCCGAAGGTATACGAAATGTTATAACAAGCAGCGATTACAAACATCGAGAATTCGGTTATAAGTATGGTTTTTACATAGAAGAATTAGGATTACTTGCTCGTGGTATTGTTATCATCGACAAAGAAGGACGAATTACATACGTAGAATACGTACCAGAAATAAGTCAGGAGCCAGACTATGAAAAAGCTCTTGACCATCTGAGAACTCAAAGAAAATAA
- a CDS encoding menaquinone biosynthesis decarboxylase, with translation MTLNNLSSLVSYLKSKKKLYEIQELVSPTLEMTEIADRIYQSKDKSYPILFTNNSTPFPVLINIFANEELTRQYVRWDEVAPILENFSDLFKLKFSRSSFLFLKRFMKSKPYKRRCAPCQEVVSRELGFFDLPILQCWPNDAGRYITLPLVHTIDPETGIQNIGMYRMQIYDNKTAGLHWHIHKGGAEHFQKWKEMKKRMPVTITLGGAPALIYAATAPLPQGIPEYAFASFLLNKRIHLVKCISNDILIPADSEIVLEGFVEPEEELRMEGPFGDHTGFYSIPDYYPVFHLELITHRKKAIYPATVVGIPPKEDEQLGHLTTQIFTPIIKQTLLPELIDLYLPTEGGFHNLALTSIHETFPGQAEKVAHAIWGIGLLSLTKIILVFDDDIHLRNWSNILSRIDRSVAIPDDILFSKGPLDVLDHSAQKFAYGGKLAILATSKFKSNHMFDMNTYELPFIHLWLTQRIAIIYHDHFEDVLTWLKQHSLHRDKFYVVMEKRWYSAKASLQLWFGLSTLDPVRDLHFIQERFSLVINCLSYGKTPSPFNTSWPEMVLMDEKTINTIDQKWSSFNFDFFTESPSAILRKEIEQ, from the coding sequence ATGACATTGAATAATCTGTCTTCATTGGTTAGTTATTTAAAAAGCAAAAAGAAACTATACGAAATTCAGGAACTTGTATCTCCAACGCTAGAGATGACTGAAATTGCTGATAGAATCTATCAGAGCAAAGACAAAAGCTATCCTATTTTATTCACCAACAATAGTACTCCTTTTCCAGTTCTCATAAACATTTTTGCCAACGAGGAGCTTACAAGACAATACGTCAGATGGGATGAAGTAGCCCCTATTCTTGAAAATTTTTCTGATCTCTTCAAGCTTAAATTCAGTCGATCATCCTTTTTATTCTTGAAGAGATTTATGAAATCAAAGCCCTACAAGAGAAGATGCGCTCCTTGCCAGGAAGTAGTGAGCCGTGAACTTGGCTTTTTTGATTTGCCCATTTTGCAATGCTGGCCTAACGATGCAGGTCGTTATATTACCTTACCTCTAGTTCACACCATCGATCCCGAAACGGGTATCCAAAACATAGGGATGTATCGGATGCAGATTTACGATAACAAAACTGCTGGTCTACATTGGCATATTCATAAAGGTGGAGCTGAGCACTTCCAAAAATGGAAAGAAATGAAAAAACGAATGCCTGTAACTATTACGTTGGGCGGAGCACCGGCCCTAATTTATGCTGCTACTGCACCTTTACCTCAAGGAATTCCAGAATACGCCTTTGCTAGTTTTCTGCTCAATAAAAGAATACATTTAGTAAAATGTATTTCTAACGATATTCTAATTCCTGCTGATAGCGAAATAGTACTTGAAGGCTTTGTTGAACCTGAAGAAGAACTACGGATGGAAGGACCTTTCGGTGACCACACCGGCTTTTACTCTATTCCGGATTATTATCCTGTTTTTCACCTAGAACTTATTACACATCGTAAAAAAGCTATCTATCCTGCAACCGTCGTTGGGATACCTCCCAAAGAAGATGAACAATTGGGGCATCTTACTACACAAATTTTCACACCCATCATAAAACAAACCCTACTACCCGAACTGATCGATTTATACCTTCCAACAGAAGGCGGATTTCATAATCTTGCCTTGACTAGCATACATGAAACATTTCCTGGTCAAGCTGAAAAAGTAGCTCATGCCATATGGGGTATAGGTCTACTTTCGCTAACCAAAATTATTTTGGTTTTCGACGATGATATTCACTTACGTAATTGGTCTAATATTCTCAGTAGGATTGATCGCTCTGTCGCAATTCCTGATGACATTCTCTTTTCGAAAGGACCCCTCGATGTTTTAGATCACTCGGCTCAAAAGTTTGCTTATGGTGGCAAACTTGCTATTCTCGCCACCTCCAAATTCAAATCGAACCACATGTTTGATATGAACACCTATGAACTCCCTTTCATTCACTTATGGTTAACTCAACGAATTGCCATCATTTATCATGATCATTTTGAAGATGTTCTTACATGGCTTAAACAACATTCATTGCATCGAGATAAATTTTACGTAGTAATGGAAAAAAGATGGTATTCTGCGAAAGCTTCTTTACAGCTTTGGTTTGGACTTTCCACTTTGGATCCTGTTCGAGATTTGCATTTTATTCAAGAGAGATTCTCTCTTGTTATCAATTGTCTTTCCTATGGGAAAACGCCTTCTCCTTTTAACACCTCTTGGCCAGAAATGGTTTTAATGGATGAAAAAACTATCAATACCATTGATCAAAAATGGTCTTCGTTCAATTTTGATTTCTTTACAGAATCTCCATCAGCTATCCTACGCAAAGAAATAGAACAGTAG
- the ubiA gene encoding putative 4-hydroxybenzoate polyprenyltransferase: MIKYLRLIKFSHTIFSFPFALVGYFEGVREVGFFSWYNFFLTFLALILARTAAMSFNRWIDRDIDALNPRTQIRDIPSGKVHPREALLLTILASMLFLLVTSFINELTFILGPLALFVILGYSYTKRFTILSHFVLGLSLSMAPAGGYIAASGNIDFYLLWLIMSVVFWVAGFDIIYALQDEEFDRKMNLFSIPVRFGRHSLVIAFISHVFAMFFLFYFCMIINHEWVWTSFFLFSLMLFVQHVIVWLGYDRKVHLNFGLWNGMASVTFGIGYLLFYFFA; encoded by the coding sequence GTGATCAAGTATTTGCGTTTGATCAAATTTTCTCATACCATATTCAGTTTTCCTTTTGCACTAGTTGGTTATTTCGAAGGGGTCCGGGAAGTTGGGTTTTTTTCGTGGTACAACTTTTTTTTAACTTTTTTAGCTTTAATCTTGGCTCGTACTGCAGCCATGTCTTTTAACAGATGGATCGATCGTGACATTGATGCTCTCAATCCCCGCACACAAATTCGGGATATTCCAAGCGGAAAAGTACACCCTCGTGAGGCTTTGCTTCTAACCATCTTAGCTTCAATGTTGTTTTTACTTGTGACTTCATTCATTAACGAACTTACTTTCATACTTGGACCACTTGCTCTTTTTGTAATATTGGGGTATAGTTACACCAAGCGTTTTACCATTTTGTCGCACTTCGTGCTTGGACTGAGTCTTTCGATGGCTCCAGCTGGTGGATATATAGCTGCTAGTGGGAATATCGATTTTTATTTGCTTTGGCTTATAATGTCGGTTGTATTTTGGGTGGCAGGATTTGACATTATATATGCCTTGCAGGATGAAGAATTCGACAGAAAAATGAATCTTTTTTCAATACCTGTTCGCTTTGGAAGACACTCTTTAGTGATTGCTTTTATTTCCCACGTATTTGCAATGTTTTTTTTGTTTTATTTCTGCATGATAATCAATCATGAATGGGTATGGACAAGTTTTTTTCTATTCTCGCTGATGTTGTTTGTTCAGCACGTCATAGTTTGGTTGGGTTATGACCGAAAAGTACATCTTAATTTCGGTTTATGGAATGGAATGGCTTCGGTGACTTTTGGAATAGGATACCTACTGTTCTATTTCTTTGCGTAG
- the lnt gene encoding apolipoprotein N-acyltransferase, translated as MRNIKLLIVFLLSGILLTLSWPMRGWAFLIFFAWIPFFYGLYLISLHGRKKTSYFTFSFPMFLLWNVATTWWIWNSTIWGSLFAMIANSFLMALVVWIYGWVREKLFSNNLRSFLIFPFFWVSFEYLHYRWELAWPWLTLGNVFATKPTWVQWYEFTGVLGGSFWILFINLLLFFWLWIHLEKENISLKFKSLRNTLVGITLFTILVPLAYSYIRYFTYDEKSNPVRIHVVQPNIDPWEEEFNLTADETLDRLFNQLPSERDTSIDFILCPESILQEGMYEDQFQYSRSIPAIVNMLKTRFPRAIWITGASTYRVISPEEAGSATRRLSDGTLYEAYNSALYLDTSQVKEVYRKIKLVPGVERMPYKTLFPFLEKLTIDLGGISGTLGSSKEPVVFHEGHIPVGTVICYESAFGEFMADFVKKGAHMLFVITNDGWWGNTPGHRQHFVMSVLRAIETRRAIARSANTGISGAIDQRGNILIQTKYWEPAGFTVTLYANDQITFYVKYGDYLGRISVFASLLIVLATISFSLIRRKSV; from the coding sequence ATGAGAAACATCAAATTGTTAATCGTTTTTTTATTATCAGGTATTTTGCTTACATTATCATGGCCCATGCGAGGATGGGCTTTTCTGATTTTTTTTGCTTGGATACCTTTCTTTTATGGTTTGTATTTGATTTCTTTGCATGGGAGAAAAAAGACCAGTTATTTTACTTTCTCTTTTCCAATGTTTCTTTTATGGAATGTAGCCACGACATGGTGGATATGGAATTCAACCATTTGGGGGTCGCTATTTGCTATGATTGCCAATTCTTTTCTTATGGCTTTGGTAGTGTGGATCTATGGTTGGGTTCGAGAGAAATTATTTTCAAATAATCTCCGAAGCTTTTTGATATTCCCCTTTTTTTGGGTTAGTTTTGAATATTTGCACTATCGTTGGGAACTTGCTTGGCCCTGGTTGACTTTAGGAAATGTTTTCGCCACTAAACCTACGTGGGTTCAATGGTATGAATTTACAGGTGTTCTCGGAGGATCTTTTTGGATTTTATTCATCAATCTTTTATTATTCTTCTGGCTTTGGATTCATCTCGAGAAAGAAAATATATCTTTAAAATTTAAATCATTGAGGAACACATTGGTAGGAATTACTCTTTTTACAATATTGGTTCCACTGGCGTATTCTTACATCCGTTATTTCACTTACGATGAAAAATCGAACCCTGTACGTATTCATGTTGTTCAGCCCAACATCGATCCATGGGAAGAGGAATTTAATCTAACAGCCGATGAAACCTTGGACAGATTGTTTAATCAGTTACCGTCTGAAAGAGACACAAGTATAGATTTTATCCTTTGTCCTGAAAGTATTTTGCAAGAAGGCATGTATGAAGATCAATTTCAATATTCCCGAAGTATACCGGCTATAGTGAACATGTTAAAAACAAGATTTCCTCGTGCTATTTGGATAACAGGTGCTTCTACTTACAGGGTCATATCTCCTGAGGAAGCAGGATCAGCCACCAGACGACTTTCTGACGGTACATTATACGAAGCTTACAATTCTGCTTTATACTTAGATACGTCTCAGGTAAAAGAAGTATATCGTAAAATAAAGCTTGTTCCTGGTGTAGAACGCATGCCTTACAAAACTCTTTTCCCTTTTTTGGAAAAATTAACCATCGATTTAGGTGGAATTTCTGGTACTTTAGGATCTTCAAAAGAGCCTGTAGTTTTTCATGAAGGACATATACCTGTAGGCACGGTTATTTGTTACGAGAGCGCTTTTGGCGAATTCATGGCTGATTTCGTAAAAAAAGGTGCTCATATGCTTTTTGTTATCACCAATGACGGTTGGTGGGGTAATACACCTGGCCATCGGCAACATTTTGTAATGTCTGTTTTGCGTGCTATTGAAACTCGCCGTGCCATTGCTCGTTCTGCAAACACTGGAATATCTGGTGCTATTGATCAACGTGGAAACATTCTCATACAGACAAAATACTGGGAACCAGCTGGATTTACCGTAACTCTTTATGCAAATGATCAAATTACTTTTTACGTTAAATATGGCGATTATTTGGGTAGAATATCCGTTTTTGCTTCTTTGTTAATTGTCTTAGCTACCATTTCCTTTTCTTTAATTAGACGAAAATCTGTATAG
- a CDS encoding Rrf2 family transcriptional regulator encodes MRLSRKCEYACLAIIELAKDTSQLKSLQQIAQKWNIPKKFLEQIMLVLKNTGYVKSVKGSSGGYVLKKHPSEITIAEIVRLFDGPLAPVPSVSEYFYEPSPIEKHQKFYLLMKEIRDMIAEKLELVTFEQILE; translated from the coding sequence ATGCGTCTTTCTCGAAAATGTGAATACGCTTGTTTAGCTATTATTGAGTTGGCCAAGGATACATCTCAACTCAAATCATTGCAACAAATTGCTCAGAAGTGGAACATACCTAAAAAGTTTTTAGAGCAAATTATGTTGGTCCTAAAAAACACTGGTTATGTTAAAAGCGTAAAAGGATCGTCAGGCGGGTATGTTTTAAAAAAACACCCTTCTGAAATTACCATTGCTGAAATCGTACGTCTTTTCGATGGACCCCTGGCACCTGTTCCAAGTGTTTCAGAATACTTTTATGAACCTTCACCTATTGAAAAACATCAAAAATTTTATCTGCTCATGAAAGAAATTCGAGACATGATTGCTGAAAAATTGGAACTTGTCACATTTGAACAAATTTTAGAATAG
- a CDS encoding formate--tetrahydrofolate ligase — MKSDLEIARAATMLPIQEIAEQLNIDPEDLELYGKYKAKVPLSYIDEEKAKQSKLILVTAITPTPAGEGKTTTSISLAMGLNRIGKKTTVVLREPSLGPVFGVKGGAAGGGFAQVLPMEDINLHFTGDIAAVEKANNLLAALIDNQLQTKERKFHFDPRTIRWKRVLDMNDRALRQVVIGLGGTANGIPRESGFNITAASEVMAILCLAKDINDLKERLGKIFIGFTLDKKPVYARDLNAHGAMAALLKDAIKPNLVQTIENTPAIIHGGPFANIAQGTNSIIATKLALSTSEYVVTEAGFASDLGAEKFFDIKCQVGNLKPNAVVVVATIRALKYHGGATKEEFSVPNIEYVKKGLANLDKHIENMKYFGFRPVVALNRFDSDTEDEIEVVRKRCEEHGVEMAINEGWAKGSKGAVELAEKVLSAVKECPSCFQPLYDLNWDLEKKIHTIATKMYGAAGVEYSLQARKDLKTIRSLGIENLAVCMAKTQNSLSDNPDLRGRPEGFIVNIREIEISAGAGFVVPIAGTIMRMPGLPEVPAAEKIDIDEAGNIYGLF; from the coding sequence ATGAAATCGGATCTTGAGATTGCGAGAGCGGCAACTATGTTGCCAATTCAGGAAATTGCAGAGCAATTAAATATCGATCCCGAAGACCTGGAACTTTATGGAAAGTATAAAGCCAAAGTTCCCCTCAGTTACATTGATGAGGAAAAAGCTAAACAATCAAAACTGATCCTGGTAACAGCCATAACTCCTACACCAGCTGGGGAAGGCAAAACAACGACTTCCATTAGCCTTGCTATGGGGCTTAATCGAATAGGGAAGAAAACAACTGTTGTTTTAAGAGAACCTTCATTGGGGCCCGTTTTTGGTGTTAAAGGTGGAGCTGCCGGAGGTGGTTTTGCTCAAGTTTTACCGATGGAAGACATTAACTTGCATTTCACTGGAGATATTGCAGCAGTTGAGAAAGCTAATAACTTGTTGGCTGCTCTTATCGACAATCAACTTCAAACCAAAGAACGAAAATTTCATTTTGATCCACGTACCATTCGTTGGAAAAGAGTACTGGACATGAACGATCGTGCACTTCGTCAGGTTGTCATAGGCTTGGGAGGAACAGCCAACGGAATACCACGAGAGTCGGGTTTTAATATCACGGCAGCATCCGAGGTAATGGCTATTCTATGTCTAGCTAAAGATATCAACGATCTTAAAGAAAGATTGGGTAAAATATTCATTGGGTTTACTCTCGACAAAAAACCAGTTTATGCTCGAGATCTCAATGCTCATGGAGCCATGGCTGCTTTGCTTAAGGATGCTATTAAACCTAATCTCGTACAAACCATTGAAAATACACCAGCTATTATTCACGGAGGTCCTTTTGCTAATATAGCACAAGGAACCAATTCTATCATTGCTACCAAACTTGCCCTTTCTACTTCAGAATACGTCGTTACTGAAGCTGGTTTTGCTAGTGATCTTGGTGCTGAAAAGTTTTTCGACATCAAATGTCAGGTTGGCAACCTTAAGCCCAATGCTGTTGTTGTTGTTGCAACTATAAGAGCTTTGAAATATCATGGCGGTGCTACAAAAGAAGAGTTTTCTGTCCCGAACATCGAGTATGTTAAAAAAGGTTTGGCCAATTTGGACAAGCATATCGAAAACATGAAGTATTTTGGCTTTAGGCCAGTTGTAGCTTTAAATAGATTTGATTCTGATACGGAAGATGAAATCGAAGTAGTAAGAAAGAGGTGTGAAGAACACGGTGTCGAAATGGCTATCAACGAAGGATGGGCAAAAGGAAGTAAAGGAGCAGTCGAACTAGCAGAAAAGGTTCTCAGTGCTGTCAAGGAGTGCCCCTCATGTTTTCAACCTTTGTACGATCTTAATTGGGACTTGGAAAAGAAAATTCATACCATTGCAACAAAAATGTACGGAGCAGCTGGTGTCGAGTATTCTTTGCAAGCAAGAAAAGACTTAAAAACTATTCGTTCCCTAGGTATAGAAAATCTAGCTGTTTGCATGGCAAAAACACAAAATTCGCTCTCCGACAATCCAGATCTTAGAGGCAGACCCGAAGGTTTCATCGTCAATATTAGAGAAATAGAAATTTCGGCGGGTGCAGGTTTTGTAGTACCAATTGCAGGTACCATCATGCGTATGCCGGGCTTGCCAGAAGTACCTGCTGCTGAAAAAATTGATATAGACGAAGCTGGTAACATTTACGGGTTGTTCTAA
- a CDS encoding pyridoxal phosphate-dependent aminotransferase codes for MKVVISGEIVQKAMEEVGVSSMARASIREIKKIVDIIEQQSGVRFVRMEMGIPGLPPVQIGVEAEIDALKKGVASIYPDVTGIPSLKEEIARFVKNFLDVDVSPDGCLPTVGSMQGGFASFLTLQRINKNKDTFLFIDPGFPVHKQQLRILGGKFIQFDVYNYRGEKLRDKLDELLSVGNVYGLLYSNPNNPAWICFTEKELQIIAELARKYDVVVVEDLAYIGMDFRKDYSHPGKPPFQPTIAKYYDQYILLISSSKAFSYAGQRIGMMVISDSLFRRRFEDLIPYYGTDRFSSAMIFGTIYALSSGTAHSSQYALLAILKAINDGLYNYRDDVIVYSKKAQLMKEAFLSNGFKLVYDQDDGEPLADGFYFTVSYPGLESDQLLYELLHYGISAISLSLTGSESKEGIRACVSLVGFDQMEDLNKRLSLFHQNHPI; via the coding sequence ATGAAAGTTGTCATTTCGGGGGAAATAGTACAAAAAGCCATGGAAGAAGTGGGGGTTTCTTCTATGGCAAGGGCTAGTATTCGAGAAATAAAAAAAATAGTCGATATTATCGAACAGCAAAGTGGGGTTAGATTCGTTAGAATGGAGATGGGCATACCAGGTTTGCCACCTGTGCAGATAGGAGTTGAAGCTGAAATTGATGCATTAAAAAAAGGAGTAGCATCCATTTATCCTGATGTGACAGGGATACCTTCTTTAAAAGAAGAAATTGCTCGTTTTGTTAAAAATTTTTTGGATGTAGACGTCTCGCCTGATGGATGTTTGCCCACTGTTGGGTCAATGCAGGGTGGTTTTGCTTCTTTCCTTACGTTGCAAAGAATTAACAAAAATAAAGACACATTTCTTTTTATTGATCCAGGTTTTCCTGTTCACAAACAACAGTTAAGAATTTTGGGTGGAAAATTTATTCAATTTGATGTCTATAACTATCGTGGAGAAAAACTCAGAGACAAACTTGATGAATTGCTTAGTGTTGGTAATGTATATGGTTTATTATATAGCAATCCCAACAACCCAGCATGGATATGTTTCACGGAAAAAGAGCTGCAAATAATTGCTGAACTGGCTAGGAAATATGATGTTGTGGTTGTCGAAGATCTTGCCTACATTGGAATGGATTTTAGGAAGGATTACAGTCATCCTGGAAAGCCGCCATTTCAACCCACCATCGCTAAATATTACGATCAGTATATTTTGCTTATTAGTAGTTCTAAAGCATTTAGTTATGCTGGTCAACGTATTGGTATGATGGTAATTTCTGATTCATTGTTTCGGCGCAGATTCGAGGATCTTATCCCTTATTATGGAACAGATCGTTTTTCCAGCGCCATGATTTTTGGAACTATTTATGCTTTGAGTAGTGGTACAGCTCATTCATCTCAGTATGCTTTGTTGGCAATTTTGAAAGCTATTAATGATGGATTGTATAATTATCGAGACGACGTCATTGTTTACAGTAAAAAAGCTCAATTGATGAAAGAGGCATTTCTTTCTAATGGCTTTAAACTAGTTTATGACCAGGATGATGGTGAGCCTTTAGCTGATGGTTTTTATTTCACAGTTAGTTATCCCGGATTGGAAAGTGATCAGCTTTTATATGAGTTGTTACATTATGGGATCAGTGCCATTTCGTTGTCTTTAACAGGAAGTGAAAGCAAAGAAGGGATTAGAGCTTGTGTTTCCCTCGTTGGATTTGATCAGATGGAAGATCTGAATAAACGACTCAGTCTTTTTCATCAAAATCATCCCATTTAG
- a CDS encoding carboxylase translates to MSKMIKIRDLTLRDGQQSWFATRMTMHQVERTLPLYKEARFYAMEVWGGAVPDSVMRFLNEDPWERLSRIKEQICDASKLTALSRGRNLFGYNPYPEDVIEGFIKHTIQTGIDILRIFDALNDLDNIKSSIIYTQKYGGIADGAICYTTDPQLEPKSWFGGLLKIKPKWKPVFTIEYFVEKAKEIERMGADMITIKDMAGLVDHVSAGKIIRAIKQNVNIPVDFHTHSTPGYGLASTLTAILNGADIIDTCLLPFAGGPAATAFEIIYLFCKKLKIETDVNIEVISPLSDILFDIRNELKEFDSIRKTPRRFDLQKDKLPLEIEKMFDIAIESVEKEDFDNVLKACHTIETFFNFPEPNELVKIAQIPGGMYTNMVAQLKQLKLEQHLQSVLKAVPRVRIDAGCVPLVTPTSQIIGTQAVNCILDEVNNRPWYTTKNTQFINLVKGQYGKTPVPIRPEFREMITGSPHEVPYDTSNYKPQPNKILSEYGNKPLIRNEKDQLLMELFPNVAENFLTQRARLEYERELQEKRQEEERLQKMKEETFLSEKKAYHEMTPEEKAERLIYGLYNYKWTTYWEEMTESNEDEQNRSGC, encoded by the coding sequence ATGTCAAAGATGATTAAGATTCGGGATCTAACTCTAAGAGATGGTCAACAATCTTGGTTTGCTACTCGCATGACTATGCATCAAGTTGAAAGAACACTACCACTTTATAAAGAAGCCCGGTTTTATGCCATGGAGGTATGGGGAGGAGCTGTGCCCGATAGCGTCATGCGCTTTCTGAATGAAGACCCATGGGAAAGGCTTAGCAGAATCAAAGAACAAATTTGTGATGCATCAAAACTCACTGCTCTTTCCAGAGGGCGTAATCTCTTCGGTTACAATCCCTATCCTGAAGACGTTATTGAAGGCTTTATCAAACATACCATCCAAACAGGTATTGACATTCTGAGAATTTTTGACGCTCTCAATGATTTGGACAATATCAAATCCAGTATCATTTATACGCAAAAATATGGAGGCATTGCTGATGGAGCTATTTGCTATACTACCGATCCTCAATTAGAACCTAAAAGCTGGTTTGGTGGACTTCTTAAAATTAAACCCAAATGGAAGCCGGTCTTTACCATCGAATATTTTGTGGAAAAAGCTAAAGAAATAGAACGAATGGGTGCTGACATGATTACCATCAAAGATATGGCAGGACTTGTTGATCATGTCAGTGCTGGAAAAATCATACGAGCTATAAAGCAAAACGTCAACATTCCTGTTGATTTCCACACTCATTCTACACCTGGTTACGGACTTGCTTCCACACTAACTGCTATCTTGAATGGTGCCGATATCATTGATACATGTTTGCTTCCATTTGCCGGCGGACCAGCTGCCACTGCTTTTGAAATTATTTATCTTTTCTGCAAAAAACTTAAGATTGAAACAGATGTTAACATTGAGGTAATAAGCCCTCTCTCAGACATTCTCTTTGACATACGTAATGAATTGAAAGAATTTGACAGCATCCGAAAAACTCCCCGTCGCTTCGACCTCCAAAAAGATAAACTCCCTCTGGAAATTGAAAAAATGTTCGACATTGCCATTGAAAGTGTTGAGAAAGAAGACTTCGATAATGTTCTCAAAGCTTGCCATACGATAGAAACTTTTTTTAACTTTCCAGAACCTAACGAATTGGTTAAAATTGCTCAGATCCCTGGTGGAATGTATACCAATATGGTAGCCCAACTTAAACAACTCAAACTTGAACAACATCTTCAAAGTGTTTTAAAGGCCGTTCCTCGCGTACGCATTGATGCTGGCTGTGTGCCTCTTGTTACTCCTACTAGTCAAATCATAGGAACTCAAGCAGTTAATTGTATACTTGATGAAGTTAATAATCGACCATGGTACACCACGAAAAACACTCAATTTATAAATCTCGTCAAAGGGCAATACGGCAAGACACCTGTACCTATTAGGCCAGAATTCAGAGAAATGATCACAGGATCTCCTCACGAAGTTCCCTATGATACTTCAAATTACAAACCTCAACCCAACAAAATTCTTTCAGAATATGGCAACAAACCTCTCATACGAAATGAAAAAGATCAATTGCTTATGGAGCTTTTCCCCAACGTGGCAGAAAATTTCCTCACACAAAGAGCTCGTTTAGAATACGAAAGAGAATTACAGGAAAAACGACAGGAAGAAGAAAGACTTCAAAAAATGAAAGAAGAAACATTTCTAAGCGAAAAAAAAGCTTACCATGAAATGACACCCGAAGAAAAAGCCGAACGCCTAATTTACGGCCTTTATAACTACAAATGGACTACATATTGGGAAGAAATGACAGAAAGCAACGAAGACGAACAAAACCGATCGGGTTGCTAA
- a CDS encoding 16S rRNA (uracil(1498)-N(3))-methyltransferase, whose product MELFYLPYLYEGSIHITDKNIIRHLFALRLKKGDSLYFTDGNGNRAFSIITEIKKANVQVQITKIESLAPPEKKIILFVSPLKNPSRFEWLVEKATELNVHSIVPILTKRTEGHLKKIERLKQLIITASLQSQRVFFPEIHNPFDFSKAIQQSNNFLNLIAYCGICEKKVSLPQICLKKKVAIWIGPEGDFTEDEIMVALKNNFIPITLGQQRLRSETAAISALSFVYLHNCTI is encoded by the coding sequence ATGGAATTATTTTATCTTCCTTATTTATATGAGGGAAGTATTCATATAACGGATAAAAACATCATACGACATCTTTTCGCACTACGCCTTAAAAAAGGTGATTCTTTATATTTCACGGATGGTAATGGTAATCGCGCTTTTTCGATAATCACAGAAATCAAAAAGGCAAACGTTCAAGTGCAAATCACAAAAATTGAATCTCTAGCACCTCCTGAAAAAAAAATTATTCTTTTCGTATCACCTCTCAAAAATCCTTCACGTTTTGAATGGCTTGTGGAGAAGGCAACAGAACTTAATGTTCATTCTATTGTACCCATCCTTACCAAACGAACAGAAGGACATTTAAAAAAGATAGAGCGTCTTAAACAATTAATAATCACAGCTAGCCTTCAATCTCAAAGAGTATTTTTTCCCGAAATACATAACCCTTTCGATTTTTCAAAGGCTATCCAACAATCAAATAATTTTTTAAATCTTATTGCTTATTGTGGAATCTGTGAAAAAAAAGTGTCACTTCCTCAAATTTGTCTTAAAAAAAAGGTAGCTATCTGGATAGGGCCTGAAGGAGATTTTACGGAAGACGAAATAATGGTTGCCCTAAAAAACAACTTCATTCCCATTACTCTTGGTCAACAAAGACTGAGGAGTGAAACCGCTGCCATATCTGCTCTTTCCTTCGTATATTTGCATAATTGTACAATATGA